The following are from one region of the Pseudodesulfovibrio piezophilus C1TLV30 genome:
- a CDS encoding NAD(P)H-dependent glycerol-3-phosphate dehydrogenase — MKIAVLGAGAWGTTLADMLAKNSVETVLWARDHEMVEEMNTRRENTAYLPGVPLSDSLKATTDAGAAFAGADYLLVAIPSQYIRSVLGEFRDILPDRPVIVCASKGIELDSLEPMSRVIAHSLDGKHPRYASLSGPSFAAEVCRDMPTTVSLGCEDHELGRELQAAFSTPAFRVYFTPDYRGVELGGAVKNVIAIAAGIADGLGFGHDARAALITRGLAEMSRLGIAMGGQQRTFMGLSGMGDLVLTCTGDLSRNRQVGLQLGQGRTLDDIISEMKAVAEGVKTTRSLYDLSKKLKVELPITEQVYSILYDDKDATLAVRDLLSRDLTDE, encoded by the coding sequence ATGAAGATAGCTGTGCTCGGTGCCGGAGCCTGGGGGACAACCCTGGCCGATATGCTCGCCAAAAACAGTGTGGAGACCGTGCTTTGGGCTCGCGACCATGAGATGGTTGAGGAAATGAATACCCGTCGGGAAAATACGGCGTACCTCCCTGGAGTCCCGCTTTCGGATTCCCTGAAGGCCACGACGGATGCCGGGGCCGCATTTGCCGGGGCCGACTACTTGCTGGTGGCTATTCCCAGTCAGTATATTCGCTCAGTCTTGGGCGAATTTCGGGATATTTTGCCAGACAGGCCGGTCATCGTCTGTGCTTCCAAAGGAATCGAACTGGACTCCCTTGAGCCTATGAGTCGTGTGATTGCCCACTCTCTGGATGGTAAACATCCCCGCTATGCTTCTCTTTCCGGTCCGTCTTTTGCCGCCGAGGTGTGCCGGGATATGCCGACGACCGTTTCTCTGGGATGTGAGGATCATGAATTGGGGCGTGAGCTTCAGGCCGCTTTTTCAACTCCGGCCTTTCGCGTCTACTTTACGCCCGACTATCGGGGGGTCGAGCTTGGGGGGGCGGTCAAGAATGTCATAGCAATTGCGGCCGGGATCGCTGACGGGCTGGGGTTTGGGCATGATGCCCGTGCTGCCCTGATTACGCGGGGGCTGGCCGAGATGAGCCGTCTGGGCATAGCCATGGGGGGGCAGCAGCGCACGTTCATGGGGCTTTCAGGCATGGGCGACCTCGTGTTGACCTGTACCGGAGATCTCTCCCGCAACCGACAGGTCGGATTGCAGTTGGGGCAGGGGCGCACGCTGGACGACATCATCAGCGAAATGAAAGCAGTGGCTGAAGGGGTGAAAACAACCCGTTCCCTCTATGACCTTTCAAAAAAATTGAAAGTGGAGTTGCCCATTACGGAACAGGTCTATAGTATCCTATATGATGACAAGGATGCGACCCTGGCGGTACGGGATTTATTGAGCCGTGATTTGACAGAC